From Methanobrevibacter millerae, one genomic window encodes:
- a CDS encoding pyridoxamine kinase produces MSETIKILTIQDISCYGQCSITVALPIVSAFGIETAILPSAVLSTHTAGFTDFTVRDLTEDLPEIRKHWEKEGIYFDAIYTGFIASKEQLDYIKDIIDSRLKPDGLVFVDPAMADNGEFYNGFDQEFADKMGELCKLGDYVLPNTTEACYLLHKEWKEEFTREEMLEMADELQAFTKRYVVLKGDTAEEGKLGMIVKNKQDSSTEIVYNDRIDYASHGTGDVFASSFVGSTMNGKSPAAAAKIAGEFTKMAIEKTVGDEDHKYGVKFEQVILDLKELLDSY; encoded by the coding sequence ATGAGTGAAACTATTAAGATTTTAACTATTCAGGACATATCCTGTTATGGGCAGTGTTCAATAACAGTTGCGCTTCCGATTGTATCAGCTTTCGGAATAGAAACGGCAATTTTACCTTCTGCAGTTCTCTCCACGCATACTGCAGGATTCACTGATTTCACAGTCAGGGACTTAACGGAAGACCTTCCGGAAATCAGAAAACACTGGGAAAAGGAAGGAATATACTTTGATGCAATTTATACAGGTTTTATAGCTTCAAAAGAACAATTGGATTACATTAAGGATATTATCGATTCAAGACTTAAGCCTGACGGACTGGTATTTGTCGATCCGGCCATGGCGGACAACGGTGAGTTCTACAATGGATTCGACCAGGAATTTGCAGACAAGATGGGAGAGCTCTGTAAGCTGGGAGATTATGTGCTTCCAAACACAACTGAAGCCTGTTACTTATTGCATAAGGAATGGAAAGAGGAATTCACAAGGGAAGAAATGCTTGAAATGGCCGATGAGCTTCAGGCATTCACCAAAAGGTATGTTGTCCTTAAAGGGGACACCGCCGAGGAAGGCAAGCTGGGAATGATTGTCAAGAATAAGCAAGATTCATCAACTGAAATCGTCTACAATGACAGGATTGATTACGCTTCCCACGGAACCGGGGACGTTTTCGCATCATCATTTGTCGGCTCAACCATGAACGGCAAATCTCCAGCTGCGGCTGCAAAAATTGCCGGTGAGTTCACCAAAATGGCAATTGAAAAGACAGTGGGTGACGAAGACCATAAATACGGTGTAAAGTTCGAACAGGTCATTTTGGACTTGAAGGAATTATTGGATTCATATTAA
- a CDS encoding class I SAM-dependent methyltransferase, with translation MGFFDNMRKPQGKLGNMQLKSMNKEHTPVSLWGLKHLKIKEDDVILDIGCGGGMNIKRMSEKAKKVYGVDYSIESVKLSRQVNEDNIRQGKVEVLEGNVAALPFDDDSFDIVTAFETVYFWPDIEKSFGEVRRVLKPGGTFLIGMETNGSDSLVMRFWNHFIDMEMYTDDEISSFLENNDYNEITAYLRDAKNKQEIIKSKGEERRVDDDYSNISFSDKFVQWVTVTAVK, from the coding sequence ATGGGATTTTTCGATAACATGAGAAAACCTCAGGGTAAACTGGGAAACATGCAGCTTAAATCAATGAACAAGGAACACACTCCCGTATCATTATGGGGACTAAAGCATTTAAAGATAAAAGAGGATGATGTAATACTTGATATAGGCTGCGGAGGCGGAATGAACATCAAAAGAATGTCTGAAAAGGCCAAAAAGGTATATGGCGTAGACTACAGCATAGAAAGCGTAAAGCTCTCAAGGCAAGTGAATGAGGACAATATCCGTCAGGGCAAGGTTGAAGTGCTTGAGGGAAACGTTGCGGCACTGCCCTTTGATGATGATAGCTTTGATATAGTAACCGCATTCGAAACCGTCTATTTCTGGCCGGATATCGAAAAATCATTCGGCGAAGTAAGAAGGGTGCTAAAGCCCGGCGGAACATTTTTAATAGGTATGGAAACAAACGGATCAGACAGTCTGGTAATGAGATTCTGGAATCACTTCATAGACATGGAAATGTACACCGACGATGAAATCAGCTCATTTCTTGAAAATAACGATTATAATGAGATAACTGCTTATCTAAGAGATGCCAAAAACAAGCAGGAAATCATAAAGTCAAAGGGTGAGGAAAGAAGAGTCGACGATGACTACTCCAACATCTCATTTTCAGACAAGTTCGTCCAGTGGGTGACGGTTACTGCAGTAAAATAG
- a CDS encoding MFS transporter: protein MQKKYLDTKTRNLILILFLVGVFMGCLDTGIIGPVLPSIEQSYHLTSRESSWIFTLFVIFFMIGSPIMAKFSDFYGRKQIFILDVILFGIGSALIALSFNIESILLGRIIQGFGCGGLFPVAGAFVGDAFPLEERGKALGILGSVFGISAIGGPLVGAALIPFGWNWCFTINIPISIILVILSIKILPDLENKRKLSIDYLGIIVLILLSVFLAYGLNQIDSSNFINSLLSINVAPFLVMFIILILIFFKVEKRAEESIVPIHMLKNRDISIACVETLCYGIIYSSVIFVPSLVILSMGLNDQLASLMLIPILGANAVAAPILGKILDSTGSRTIMAVGTFILAIGLAVIALYPRNLILFIVAGCVIGVGMVTIIGAPLRYIVLSEAKPYERGAGQAIVNMLSSAGQLIGGALIGGIIASFTGILGYQISLILSSIVAIIAFLFTLKLKNRNEQIATMKENQ from the coding sequence ATGCAGAAAAAATATTTGGATACAAAAACGAGAAACCTGATACTCATTTTGTTTTTGGTGGGCGTATTCATGGGATGTCTTGATACGGGCATTATCGGTCCGGTATTGCCTTCTATCGAGCAGAGCTATCACCTTACAAGCAGGGAATCAAGCTGGATATTCACACTGTTCGTAATCTTTTTCATGATTGGTTCCCCGATTATGGCAAAGTTTTCCGACTTTTACGGAAGAAAACAGATTTTCATCCTTGACGTGATCCTTTTCGGCATCGGATCTGCCCTGATTGCACTCTCATTCAATATCGAGTCAATACTTTTGGGAAGAATAATACAGGGTTTCGGCTGCGGAGGACTATTCCCGGTAGCCGGAGCGTTTGTAGGGGATGCCTTTCCATTGGAAGAGCGAGGAAAGGCCTTGGGAATTCTTGGAAGCGTATTTGGAATTTCGGCAATCGGAGGTCCTCTTGTTGGAGCCGCATTAATACCATTCGGCTGGAACTGGTGCTTTACAATCAATATCCCCATAAGCATAATTCTCGTAATACTTTCAATCAAAATCCTTCCGGATCTGGAAAACAAAAGAAAGCTGTCAATAGATTATCTTGGAATCATTGTTTTAATCCTGCTTTCGGTATTTCTGGCTTACGGGCTTAACCAGATTGATTCAAGCAATTTCATCAATAGCTTACTCTCCATTAATGTCGCTCCGTTTCTGGTGATGTTTATAATTTTAATCCTAATATTCTTTAAAGTGGAAAAGAGAGCTGAAGAGTCAATCGTGCCTATTCATATGCTTAAAAACAGGGACATAAGCATTGCATGCGTTGAAACTCTGTGCTACGGTATCATATACTCCTCTGTGATATTTGTTCCTTCTCTTGTAATCCTTTCAATGGGCCTTAACGACCAGCTGGCAAGCCTTATGCTGATTCCTATTCTGGGAGCCAATGCCGTTGCGGCACCGATTCTTGGAAAAATCCTTGACTCAACCGGTTCACGAACAATCATGGCTGTCGGAACATTTATTTTAGCCATTGGCCTTGCAGTCATTGCACTTTATCCTAGAAATCTAATACTATTTATCGTTGCAGGCTGTGTTATCGGAGTCGGCATGGTAACGATTATCGGAGCTCCCCTAAGATACATTGTCTTAAGCGAAGCCAAGCCTTACGAAAGGGGTGCAGGCCAGGCTATCGTAAATATGCTTTCAAGCGCAGGGCAACTGATAGGCGGAGCCCTTATCGGCGGAATAATAGCGTCATTTACAGGAATTTTAGGCTATCAGATAAGCCTCATATTATCTTCAATAGTGGCCATTATCGCGTTTTTATTCACGTTAAAGTTGAAAAACCGCAACGAGCAGATTGCAACCATGAAAGAAAACCAATAG